A stretch of the Candidatus Binataceae bacterium genome encodes the following:
- a CDS encoding class III extradiol dioxygenase family protein, which translates to MARIIGGIGTSHIPLVGAIVDRGLQDSAQWKPFFDSYQPMRRWLAEQRPEVAIVVYNDHGADFFLDKMPTFALGLADHYPPADEGWGVRPLPALPGDPDLSWHLAESLIEQEFDLTLCQELRVDHGLLVPMNLLWGSPQSWPVRIVPLQVNVLLHPIPTAARCLKLGQALGRAVASFAQDYKVVIVGTGGMSHQLHGARGGHTNPRFDNFFLEQLERDPAALAKLSRRELMEEAGAEGVELIMWLIMRGALEQATRFYRSYYGPVSVTAAGSILFVNG; encoded by the coding sequence ATGGCGCGGATAATCGGCGGGATCGGAACCTCGCATATTCCCCTGGTGGGGGCGATCGTCGATCGCGGGCTGCAGGATAGCGCGCAGTGGAAGCCGTTTTTCGATTCTTATCAGCCGATGCGCCGATGGCTGGCCGAACAGCGTCCCGAGGTCGCCATCGTGGTCTACAACGATCATGGCGCCGATTTTTTCCTGGACAAAATGCCTACCTTCGCCCTGGGGCTAGCCGACCACTATCCGCCCGCCGACGAAGGTTGGGGCGTACGCCCACTGCCCGCGCTGCCGGGCGATCCTGATCTGTCCTGGCATCTGGCCGAGAGCTTGATCGAGCAGGAGTTCGACCTGACCCTATGCCAGGAGTTGCGCGTCGATCACGGCCTGCTGGTGCCTATGAACCTGCTGTGGGGCAGCCCCCAGAGCTGGCCGGTTCGGATCGTCCCGCTGCAAGTCAACGTTTTGCTCCATCCTATTCCCACCGCTGCACGCTGCCTTAAACTGGGTCAAGCGTTGGGGCGCGCGGTCGCATCGTTTGCTCAGGATTACAAGGTTGTAATTGTGGGCACCGGAGGCATGTCCCATCAGCTCCATGGCGCGCGCGGTGGTCACACCAATCCCCGTTTTGACAACTTTTTTCTCGAGCAATTAGAGCGTGATCCCGCCGCTTTGGCCAAGCTGTCGCGGCGCGAGCTGATGGAAGAGGCGGGTGCGGAAGGGGTCGAGCTTATCATGTGGCTTATCATGCGCGGGGCCCTGGAGCAGGCCACCCGGTTCTATCGTTCCTATTATGGGCCGGTTTCGGTCACCGCCGCCGGCTCGATTCTGTTCGTCAACGGCTGA
- a CDS encoding Lrp/AsnC family transcriptional regulator: protein MKLGLNAELDAIDLQILSMLQEHCKTPLAKLGEQVGLSAPSVIERIKKLEDSGIITGYHATVDARRLGKDVTAFIGVSISHPKLIGRFETTVAEMDDVLECHHVTGEHSLLLKVKTDDTAALESLISTIRFIEGVSRTETMVVLSTHTERVTVALPLSEGGEGGSSRRPRHPGPRVGLPPKRA, encoded by the coding sequence ATGAAATTAGGCTTAAATGCTGAGCTGGACGCAATCGATTTGCAGATTCTGTCCATGCTCCAGGAACATTGCAAAACCCCATTGGCCAAGCTAGGTGAGCAGGTCGGTTTGTCGGCGCCCTCGGTTATCGAGCGCATCAAGAAGCTGGAGGACAGTGGCATCATCACCGGCTATCACGCCACGGTGGATGCCCGGCGGTTGGGGAAGGATGTTACTGCGTTCATCGGGGTGTCGATCAGTCATCCCAAACTGATCGGCCGGTTCGAGACCACGGTGGCGGAGATGGACGATGTTTTGGAATGCCATCACGTCACTGGCGAGCACAGTCTGTTGCTCAAGGTCAAGACCGACGATACCGCCGCGCTTGAAAGCTTGATCAGCACGATTCGTTTTATCGAGGGGGTCTCGAGAACCGAAACCATGGTGGTGCTGTCGACGCACACCGAACGGGTCACTGTGGCGTTGCCGCTCAGCGAGGGCGGCGAGGGTGGCAGCAGCCGCCGTCCGCGCCACCCGGGCCCGCGCGTGGGACTGCCACCCAAGCGAGCGTGA